In Kitasatospora viridis, the following are encoded in one genomic region:
- a CDS encoding GNAT family N-acetyltransferase, with protein sequence MGLDIVYATSADAEVIAMILGEVEEYYGGENVAPPVADVDRALFGDWPAARVLLARDGDQVVGLAAVSRLWPAAGADISLYLKELYVRQNARRRGVARALMSAVHDEARAVGAARVEWTADRDNPPALELYEALGVEPHQGKVFYRSVL encoded by the coding sequence ATGGGACTCGACATCGTGTACGCAACCAGCGCTGACGCCGAAGTGATCGCAATGATCCTCGGCGAGGTGGAGGAGTACTACGGCGGGGAGAACGTCGCGCCGCCTGTCGCCGACGTCGACCGCGCGCTGTTCGGCGACTGGCCGGCGGCGCGGGTCCTGCTGGCCCGTGACGGCGACCAGGTCGTCGGGCTTGCTGCTGTCAGCCGACTGTGGCCGGCGGCCGGGGCGGATATCAGCCTCTATCTGAAGGAGCTGTACGTCCGGCAGAACGCGCGGCGGCGCGGCGTTGCCCGAGCCCTGATGTCCGCCGTACATGACGAAGCGCGTGCGGTCGGCGCCGCAAGGGTCGAGTGGACGGCCGACCGGGACAACCCGCCCGCGCTGGAGCTGTACGAGGCGCTCGGCGTGGAGCCGCACCAGGGGAAGGTCTTCTACCGGTCGGTCCTCTGA